The genomic interval GACCCGATCGGCAGGCCGGGCTCTGCGCCCGGTCCCGGGCGGATCGGTCGGCGGTTGCCCGCTTCGTTCCGGCCGACGCCGGCCCGCCACCCGCGGCTACCGTCGCGGTCCCTCTTGGGGGGTGTAGCTCAGCGGTTAGAGCGCGGGACTCATAATCCTTTGGTCGCGGGTTCGAATCCTGCCACCCCTAAGCACGGACTGGCAGGCCGCTGCAGAACCTCGCGTCAGGCGAGAGCGCGGCAGAATCGTGTCTCGCGAGGAGAGCGGGACCCGCGTAGCCGTCTACTACGTGGGTTACGCTCGACGAAGCGAGACGCGATTCTGCCCGCTCGCAGCCCCGATGGGGTTCTGCAGCGGCCTGCTAGTACTCGACGCGGCCCGCTCGCGCGGCCCAGGCCTCGAACGGCCGCATGGCCCGGTCCGCCGCCAGGTGCCGCGTCGGCTGCTCGCGTTGCGCCGGCGGCAGCGCCACCTGCTCGTGGAAGTTCTGGTCGTCGAAACCGCCCGCCGCCGCATCCGCGGCGCTGGCGGCGTAGTAGCACGCGTCCAGCCGGGCCCAGGCGATGGCCCCCACGCACATCGGGCAGGGCTCGCAGCTCGTGTAGAGCACGCAGCCGGAGAGGTCGTGCGTGCCGAGGCGCTCGGCCGCCCGCCGGATCGCGACGACCTCGCCGTGGGCGGTCGGATCGGCCGCCACGGTCACGCGGTTGAAGCCCTCCGCGACCGCCTCACCCCCCCGCGTGACCACCGCGCCGAAGGGACCGCCCCCGCTGGCCACGCTCTCCACCGCGAGGTCGATGGCGCGTTCGATCCAGGCACCATGGTCGGCGGCTCGGGTTCCCATGGGCAGACGCTACGCGGAGCCGCCGCCTCACCGCGTCTCCAGCCAGGCGATCAGCCCGGCGACGTCCTCGACGCCGAGCACGTGGGCGTAGCGGCTCATCCGGGTCGTCTCCTCGAAGCCTTTCACGTGCGCGGCCTGCGAGTGGACGATCGACTCCCAGAGGTAGGCCCGGTCGGCGGTCACCTCGCGGACGCCGCCCGCGGCGGCGGGGTCCGCGAGCCGCACCGGCTGCCCCGCGACGCCGGCGAGGCTCGGGCCGGTGGCGGGGCGGTCGTCGAAGCGGTGGCAGGTCCCGCACTCCATCTCGGCGAAGGTCTCGCGGCCGCGGACGATGAGCGCCGCAAGCGATTCGGGGTCGCGGTCCGCGGCCTCGAGGCGGGCGAGCACCAGCGCCTCGGGGGCCCGCGGCGGCGCGTCCGCCGGCGGG from Phycisphaera mikurensis NBRC 102666 carries:
- a CDS encoding nucleoside deaminase, with product MGTRAADHGAWIERAIDLAVESVASGGGPFGAVVTRGGEAVAEGFNRVTVAADPTAHGEVVAIRRAAERLGTHDLSGCVLYTSCEPCPMCVGAIAWARLDACYYAASAADAAAGGFDDQNFHEQVALPPAQREQPTRHLAADRAMRPFEAWAARAGRVEY
- a CDS encoding c-type cytochrome → MKPTRRCIRLAPLWVAAAGSGCGPPADAPPRAPEALVLARLEAADRDPESLAALIVRGRETFAEMECGTCHRFDDRPATGPSLAGVAGQPVRLADPAAAGGVREVTADRAYLWESIVHSQAAHVKGFEETTRMSRYAHVLGVEDVAGLIAWLETR